The genomic window TGTTATAGAACTGGTTATAAAGGATGGCCGGATTTCTGTTGAGGATTGAGTAAAATCAGACTATCTCCATGTAAAGAATAATCCCTGTTTTCCCGATAACATTAAAGAAATAGTTGAATTATGGGCTTTTTCCGGCAATCCGCCGGTAAATGAAATGATACGATATGAGTTTAACCGGTAATCTTAAGACAGTTTCATTTCCGGACATACTGCAACTTCTTTCAACCGGCAAAAAGACTGGTGTTCTGCAGGTTTCGACAGCGGCCCGCGAAAAGGAGATCGCTTTCCGGGATGGAAATATTATTTATGCATCATCGATCAATTCTTCCGAGGATCTCCTGGGTAATTTGTTGTTGAAGCGGGGTAAAATATCCAAAATTGATCTTGAAAAGGCAATTGCCCAGCATAAACAGACCGGGCGCCAGCTCGGGACTACGCTGGTGGATATGAACCTCTTCGAAAAGGAAGAGGTGATTGACTGCCTGAAGATGCAAATCGAAGAAATCGTTTATAATCTTTTCAGCTGGAGCGAGGGTGAGTTCAAATTCATCGAGAATGCGGCTCCAAGGAAGATGCAGTTTTCCATTGAGTTAAGCACTATCAGCATTATCATGGAGGGCACCCGCCGAATCGACGAATGGGTTGAAATCCAGAAAGTCCTTCCCCCCGATGATGTCAAATTACAGTTAAGCCTGACTCCTAAAATCCATAAAGAGACTATTACGCTGTCACTCGAGGAATTCAAGATTCTGTCGTTGATTAACGGGGAGCGAACCCTGCCCGATTTAATCAACGCCTCGCCGGTCGGGGAATTCGTCACCTACCGGGCGCTGTACCGGTTGATTCTCGGCGGCCTGGTGCAATCGGCCGGCCGGGCGGCCAGCCGGGATGAGATCGTAGAAAACGAGGAAGAGGTCATTCTTTCGATCCTGTTTACTTTATACAACAGCTGTTTTTATCGAATCCGTGCCATAGTAGAGGAAATTGTCGGCGATCAGAATCCGATGTTCAATAAATATCTGGCCAGTTTCCGGAACGGTTTTCTGACATTTTTCCCGGGATTCGATCCGGGCTCGAATCTCAACTCGTCTTTTGACAAATTTTACACCGAGATTTTAAAGATTCCGGCGACGGTTCGGATGCATAATGTTATGAGTGCGCTGGAAAATATGCTCAGCAATCAACTTGAATATGTTTTTTACTTTCTTGGTTCGGGCATTTATCGTTCTGCCGCCGGCAGGGTGAGAAAAGAGATATCGGAGCCGATGGCATTACGACGCGAACTGGTGAAAAGGTACAAGATTGATGATAATCTTTTCAGCTCTATCAAGAAAGCCGATAGGGTTGTCAAGCTGGTGAAAGGTGCATCGTAATGAAAAGAGTCGGTTCCCTGATATTCATAATTGCGTTAATGGTGCTGGGTTCGCATCAGCCGGCCCGGGCGGCATTCAACATGGATAATTTATCTTCCCCTTCGGGCCTGATAAATATTGTAGTCCTTTTGTGTGCCGTTATTTGTCTGGTCTGGGCCTTAAAGATAATGTCGCTGGTTCGCGGCGGTTTGATTTCAAAAAGCTGGCAGATGTTTGCGCTTGGATTCAGCTTTTTAATAATGGCCCAAGTCATTGTTGTTCTGCAGGAAGCGGGCTTTTTCAGTGTGCCCGGATACCTGACGACCGCACTATATTTAATTATGACAATAACTTGGCTGATGGGATTATATCAGACGCGAAAAGTGCTGGGTTAGTTTTTTATTTGATTGACATAAGTGCAAAGGACCATTATAATTATGGTGCGAGTAAATATGACCCATTTTAATTCTTTGAAATACAATGGCTTGTCGGTCATAATGGAGCGGTAACATGGCTCAACTTACGGAACTGGACGATAGAATAGCCAAATGTAACAAGATCTTAGGCGAGAATCCTAATTCGCAGATCTTTGCCGCCCTGGCCGAGGCTTATCGCAAAACCGGCGAGGTGGATAAGGCTTTTCGCATATGCCAGAACGGACTTAAAATCCATCCGGACTATGGTTCGGCCCATATGGTCATGGCCAAAATCAATCTTGATAAGGGCCTTTATGACTGGGCGGAGATGGAAGTAACCAAGGCGGTAGAACTGGATGGTGAGAGTCATGCCACCATGGTGTTGATGGCCGAAATATTCATATACAAGGGGGAATTCGCCAGGGCCACGAAAATATTGAACCAGCTTCAGGCCATTGATCCCCGGAATTCCCACGTTAGCAAGCTTCTTGAGATGGCCCGGAAGATACCTCTGGAATCACCGGAGAAAAAGACGGTTGTATCCGAACCGATAGCGGGGGCCAAGGAAGCCCCGATTTCATCTCAGACGGCGGTATCGGAAAGCGATGAAAAGATCAGTATTGGCGGAATGCTGGACAGTATTTCTTCCATCAACGGTATTGAGGGGGTTTTATTGGTCAACGGTGAGGGCCTGGTGGCCGATGCCCGCTGGGACAGCCGTCAGCCGGCCGAGTTATATGGGGCGGTGGCCAAGGATATTGAAGCGGTCATCAAATCGCAAATAGAGATATCTCATTTCGGCAGTTATGAAAATATACTGGTGGAAGCCGAGGATCTAATCATTAATCTTCTGCCGATTGACAATAACCTGCTGGTGATAAGAGCCAACAAGCATATCAATCTGGGGACGCTCAGGATGAAGTTGTCCGGGCTGATGAGTAAATTGTCGTTGGAAATCAGCTGATGGGTGGTAAGTTAACATGTTGATTTATAACAAAGAGTATTTCAAAGTCCTTCTTTTCTCGACTTTACTGGTGATGGTTCCGATGTTTTATTTCCCGGCCCGGTTCGGGATGGACCTGGCCATGGGATCATTCACGTACTCCATGTTTGAAATTGTTTTTTACGGCCTGGTCTTTTATCTATTCCGGCCGAAAGTCACCCTTATTCAACTTTTTGCCGGAGCCGGCCTGACTTTTTTGTATCGAATCATGATCGGGTCGGTATTCGGTATTTTCCTGTCCTTTATGTACCACATGAATTTTTCCGTATCTCTGGCGCTCGGTGTT from Candidatus Zixiibacteriota bacterium includes these protein-coding regions:
- a CDS encoding DUF4388 domain-containing protein, whose product is MSLTGNLKTVSFPDILQLLSTGKKTGVLQVSTAAREKEIAFRDGNIIYASSINSSEDLLGNLLLKRGKISKIDLEKAIAQHKQTGRQLGTTLVDMNLFEKEEVIDCLKMQIEEIVYNLFSWSEGEFKFIENAAPRKMQFSIELSTISIIMEGTRRIDEWVEIQKVLPPDDVKLQLSLTPKIHKETITLSLEEFKILSLINGERTLPDLINASPVGEFVTYRALYRLILGGLVQSAGRAASRDEIVENEEEVILSILFTLYNSCFYRIRAIVEEIVGDQNPMFNKYLASFRNGFLTFFPGFDPGSNLNSSFDKFYTEILKIPATVRMHNVMSALENMLSNQLEYVFYFLGSGIYRSAAGRVRKEISEPMALRRELVKRYKIDDNLFSSIKKADRVVKLVKGAS
- a CDS encoding tetratricopeptide repeat protein, with translation MAQLTELDDRIAKCNKILGENPNSQIFAALAEAYRKTGEVDKAFRICQNGLKIHPDYGSAHMVMAKINLDKGLYDWAEMEVTKAVELDGESHATMVLMAEIFIYKGEFARATKILNQLQAIDPRNSHVSKLLEMARKIPLESPEKKTVVSEPIAGAKEAPISSQTAVSESDEKISIGGMLDSISSINGIEGVLLVNGEGLVADARWDSRQPAELYGAVAKDIEAVIKSQIEISHFGSYENILVEAEDLIINLLPIDNNLLVIRANKHINLGTLRMKLSGLMSKLSLEIS